In one Sphingobacterium daejeonense genomic region, the following are encoded:
- a CDS encoding phosphoheptose isomerase, translated as MTYIDKSELFQEIATKLTEKGFKIESEDQNRPWGGFFVINEDQAQEFANAYFEGMDVQDLKISGKLSPKVLIVGPNKRLSWQYHHRRAEIWRVIRGEVGVVTSPTDEEHELKILKEGDSIRLSQGERHRLVGLGSYGVVAEIWQHTDSANPSDEEDIVRVQDDFGRGI; from the coding sequence ATGACATATATAGATAAAAGCGAATTATTTCAAGAGATAGCAACAAAATTAACCGAGAAGGGTTTCAAGATCGAGAGTGAAGACCAAAACCGTCCTTGGGGAGGTTTCTTTGTTATCAATGAAGATCAGGCACAAGAATTTGCCAATGCATACTTCGAAGGAATGGACGTTCAAGACCTTAAAATATCAGGCAAGTTGAGTCCAAAAGTATTGATCGTTGGACCTAACAAGCGCTTATCATGGCAATATCATCACCGCCGCGCAGAAATCTGGAGGGTGATCCGTGGTGAAGTTGGCGTAGTTACCAGTCCTACAGACGAAGAACATGAATTAAAGATCCTGAAAGAAGGAGATTCCATCCGCCTATCTCAGGGTGAAAGACATCGTTTAGTGGGCTTAGGGTCGTACGGTGTCGTAGCCGAAATCTGGCAACATACAGACTCCGCAAACCCTTCCGATGAAGAAGATATCGTAAGAGTGCAAGATGATTTCGGTAGAGGAATCTAA
- a CDS encoding DNA topoisomerase IV subunit B codes for MTAYNEDSIRSLDWKEHIRLRPGMYIGKLGDGSAYDDGIYVLLKEVVDNSIDEFVMGAGKIIDITVNENKVTVRDYGRGIPIGSVVDVVSKINTGGKYDSKAFQKSVGLNGVGTKAVNALSNQFSVQSYRQSVTRIAQFSKGELISDEQKETTQRNGTSVTFYPDDSIFKNYKYRLEFVENMIWNYVFLNSGLTINFNGQKFISENGLKDLLERNVDTEGMRYPIIHLKGDDIEIAMTHGQQYGEEYYSFVNGQHTTQGGTHQAAFREAVVKTIREFYKKEFDASDVRASIIGAIAIKVQEPVFESQTKTKLGSPTIGPDGPTVRTFINDFVKKALDDYLHKNPATADALQKRILQSERERKDIAGIKKLANERAKKASLHNRKLRDCKVHFSDKHERNLETTLFITEGDSASGSITKSRDVYTQAVFSLKGKPLNSYGLTKKIVYENEEFNLLQHALNIEDGIEGLRYNNIVIATDADVDGMHIRLLMMTFFLQFFPDLVKAGHVSILQTPLFRVRNKKETIYCYSDEERVNAINKLGGKPEITRFKGLGEISPSEFGMFIGENIRLEPVILSKDNKLPQLLEYYMGKNTPDRQVHIVNNLRVELDTEDDMVKTKEESSTEEETMEAVQEAV; via the coding sequence ATGACAGCATATAACGAAGATAGCATACGTTCCCTCGATTGGAAAGAACATATCCGATTGAGACCAGGGATGTATATTGGTAAGTTAGGGGATGGATCGGCCTATGATGATGGGATATATGTATTATTGAAAGAGGTGGTCGACAACTCTATCGATGAGTTTGTCATGGGAGCCGGAAAGATTATCGACATTACCGTAAATGAAAACAAGGTTACCGTAAGGGACTACGGCCGCGGTATTCCAATCGGCTCTGTAGTTGATGTTGTTTCCAAAATCAATACAGGTGGTAAATACGACAGCAAAGCTTTCCAAAAATCAGTAGGGCTAAACGGGGTTGGTACAAAGGCGGTAAATGCCTTGTCTAACCAATTTTCCGTTCAATCTTATAGACAGAGCGTCACTAGGATTGCTCAGTTCAGCAAGGGTGAACTGATTTCTGATGAGCAAAAAGAAACTACACAGCGTAATGGAACTTCCGTAACGTTCTACCCTGATGACAGCATTTTCAAAAACTATAAATACAGACTAGAGTTTGTGGAGAACATGATCTGGAATTATGTATTCCTGAATTCTGGGTTGACCATAAACTTTAACGGTCAGAAATTTATTTCTGAAAATGGGCTTAAGGATTTATTGGAGCGCAATGTGGACACTGAAGGCATGCGCTACCCTATCATTCATCTGAAAGGTGATGATATTGAAATCGCTATGACCCACGGTCAGCAATACGGAGAGGAATACTATTCATTTGTCAACGGTCAGCACACCACTCAAGGAGGTACTCACCAAGCAGCATTCCGAGAAGCGGTCGTTAAAACCATCCGTGAATTTTATAAAAAGGAATTTGATGCCTCAGATGTTCGTGCTTCTATTATTGGAGCAATTGCCATAAAGGTGCAGGAACCTGTATTCGAATCCCAAACCAAAACAAAACTTGGTTCACCTACAATTGGTCCAGATGGTCCAACGGTACGTACGTTTATCAATGATTTTGTGAAGAAAGCATTGGATGATTACCTGCACAAGAATCCTGCAACTGCAGATGCTCTGCAAAAACGTATCCTTCAATCTGAGCGTGAGCGCAAAGATATCGCAGGTATCAAAAAATTAGCCAATGAAAGAGCTAAAAAAGCATCTCTACATAACAGAAAGTTAAGGGACTGTAAAGTTCATTTCAGCGATAAACATGAGCGTAACCTAGAAACTACCTTATTTATCACAGAGGGTGACTCTGCATCAGGATCGATCACCAAATCACGTGATGTTTATACACAGGCTGTTTTTAGTTTAAAAGGAAAGCCCTTGAATTCATACGGATTAACGAAGAAAATCGTATATGAAAATGAGGAGTTTAACCTATTGCAGCATGCCCTGAATATTGAGGACGGAATCGAAGGATTAAGATACAATAATATTGTAATCGCAACGGATGCCGATGTGGACGGTATGCACATCCGTTTGTTGATGATGACTTTCTTCTTGCAATTTTTCCCTGACCTAGTTAAAGCAGGCCACGTATCTATTCTACAGACACCTTTGTTTAGGGTCCGTAACAAAAAAGAAACCATCTACTGCTATTCGGATGAGGAACGTGTCAACGCGATTAACAAATTAGGGGGCAAGCCCGAGATTACCCGATTTAAAGGATTGGGTGAGATTTCACCTTCTGAGTTCGGGATGTTTATTGGCGAGAACATCAGATTGGAGCCGGTAATTCTTTCGAAAGACAATAAATTACCGCAGCTCTTAGAATATTATATGGGTAAAAACACCCCTGATCGTCAGGTCCATATCGTCAACAATTTACGTGTTGAATTGGACACCGAAGACGACATGGTCAAAACAAAAGAAGAATCTTCGACAGAAGAAGAAACTATGGAAGCGGTCCAAGAAGCCGTTTAA